From one Prosthecobacter dejongeii genomic stretch:
- the purD gene encoding phosphoribosylamine--glycine ligase: MKILVTGKGGREHALITALSESPQKHELYSYPGSDAIATLATRVDLAGLPELIQWMKDHAIDLCVAGEEAWLVKDRGLANLCAEANIPCWGPYKESAQLEASKIFAKRFLQRHSIPTADFTVATTAAEAKAALNQFPIVLKFDGLAAGKGVAVCPDRAEAEAFIDDVLEKRVFGAGDLLIEQCLSGPEISIFVSVCDDQYQILMPARDYKRIGDNDQGPNTGGMGAVASRQLATPELMTQIENEMVKVTVQGLQKDGLKYRGFLYFGIMLTPTGPQMLEFNCRFGDPEAEAVMPMVRGDFANYVFEAAKGSLKPELIQFAEGWSICLISASAGYPVSSRNGDVISGLESVEGARVYHCGTRKNAAGQFETNGGRVLAIVAQGTTRQEARDKAYAESRKVTFDGLQRRTDIATMHFD, encoded by the coding sequence ATGAAGATCTTGGTCACAGGCAAAGGCGGGCGCGAACACGCCCTCATCACCGCATTGAGCGAATCCCCGCAAAAGCACGAGCTGTATTCGTACCCTGGCAGCGATGCCATCGCCACTCTGGCCACTCGCGTGGACTTGGCTGGCCTGCCAGAGCTGATCCAGTGGATGAAAGACCACGCCATTGATCTCTGCGTGGCCGGTGAGGAAGCCTGGCTGGTCAAAGACCGTGGTCTGGCGAATCTATGCGCCGAAGCCAACATTCCGTGTTGGGGTCCCTACAAAGAATCGGCCCAGTTAGAAGCCTCCAAAATTTTCGCCAAGCGTTTTCTCCAGCGCCACAGCATCCCCACCGCAGATTTCACGGTGGCCACCACGGCTGCTGAGGCCAAAGCCGCACTCAATCAATTTCCCATCGTCCTCAAATTCGATGGTCTCGCTGCGGGCAAAGGCGTAGCCGTCTGCCCTGACCGCGCAGAGGCTGAGGCCTTCATTGATGACGTGTTGGAAAAACGCGTCTTCGGTGCCGGAGATCTCCTCATCGAACAATGCCTCTCCGGGCCTGAAATCAGCATCTTCGTCTCTGTCTGTGATGATCAATACCAGATCCTCATGCCCGCGCGTGACTACAAACGCATCGGCGACAATGACCAAGGTCCCAACACGGGGGGCATGGGCGCCGTGGCCAGTCGTCAGCTCGCCACCCCCGAGCTAATGACGCAGATTGAGAACGAGATGGTTAAAGTCACCGTGCAAGGCCTGCAGAAGGATGGGCTGAAATATCGTGGTTTCCTCTACTTCGGCATCATGCTCACCCCCACGGGCCCACAAATGTTGGAGTTCAACTGCCGCTTTGGCGATCCAGAAGCCGAGGCAGTGATGCCCATGGTCCGTGGTGACTTTGCCAATTACGTCTTCGAAGCCGCCAAGGGCAGCCTCAAGCCTGAGCTCATCCAGTTTGCCGAAGGCTGGAGCATTTGCCTCATCTCCGCATCCGCAGGTTATCCCGTCAGCTCCCGTAATGGGGATGTGATCTCTGGTCTGGAGAGCGTGGAAGGTGCCCGCGTGTATCACTGTGGCACGCGCAAAAATGCAGCGGGTCAGTTTGAGACCAACGGTGGTCGCGTTTTAGCCATCGTGGCGCAGGGCACCACCCGCCAAGAGGCCCGCGATAAAGCCTATGCCGAGTCCCGAAAAGTCACCTTCGATGGCCTGCAACGCCGCACGGACATCGCCACCATGCACTTTGACTAA
- a CDS encoding ribonuclease D, whose amino-acid sequence MSDVVPPLIPPAIVPGDYVFIDTAEHLQQWLQETEAHMQATGENRCCLDTEADSLHHYHEKLCLLQVACAGRFALVDPLAIEDVSGLLALLDRHELWFHGSDYDLTMLRRTYGWAPRVVRDTQIAARLVGFRQFGLAALIHAMFGLQLSKASQKADWSRRPLPEHMLSYAVDDVRYLIPLADYLMKLLREKGRESWFEESCRDLQVDVAARSMAPKEDPWRVQGSGRLHSKGLAILKSMWEWREGIAMERDIPCYRVMSNKQMVIYAETFEAGGVMNPPGGWRPRWKKEFHDLIADVFRAGQASWPQRVKKAKARLTDAQREQIDSLCSLRDKVAESLDIESSLLGSRSTLEEVVAESAGLEALMVWQRELLKEPLANILPQAEAA is encoded by the coding sequence ATGAGTGACGTCGTCCCACCCCTGATCCCCCCGGCGATCGTTCCGGGTGACTATGTCTTCATTGATACAGCGGAGCATTTGCAGCAATGGTTGCAAGAGACGGAGGCACACATGCAGGCAACGGGTGAAAACCGCTGTTGTTTGGATACTGAGGCGGATTCGCTGCACCATTATCACGAAAAGCTGTGTCTCTTGCAGGTCGCGTGTGCGGGTCGCTTTGCGTTGGTTGATCCTTTGGCCATTGAGGATGTTTCTGGCTTGCTAGCGCTGCTAGATCGGCACGAGCTTTGGTTTCATGGGTCTGATTATGACCTCACGATGCTGCGCCGTACCTACGGGTGGGCTCCACGGGTGGTCCGGGATACGCAGATCGCGGCCCGTTTGGTCGGTTTCCGGCAGTTTGGGTTAGCCGCTTTGATCCATGCGATGTTTGGCCTGCAGCTTTCTAAAGCCTCGCAGAAGGCTGACTGGAGCCGCCGACCGCTGCCGGAGCACATGCTTTCTTACGCCGTGGATGACGTGCGTTATCTGATTCCCCTGGCGGATTATCTGATGAAGCTGCTTCGCGAAAAAGGGCGAGAGTCCTGGTTTGAAGAAAGCTGCCGCGATCTCCAGGTGGATGTGGCCGCGCGCAGCATGGCCCCGAAGGAAGACCCCTGGCGTGTGCAGGGCAGTGGCCGCTTGCATTCGAAGGGATTGGCCATTCTGAAAAGCATGTGGGAGTGGCGAGAAGGCATCGCCATGGAGCGGGACATTCCTTGTTACCGCGTGATGTCCAATAAACAGATGGTCATCTACGCGGAAACTTTCGAGGCGGGCGGAGTGATGAATCCCCCAGGGGGATGGAGGCCACGCTGGAAAAAAGAATTTCACGATCTCATCGCCGATGTCTTCCGTGCCGGGCAGGCGTCTTGGCCACAGCGTGTGAAGAAAGCGAAAGCGCGCCTCACAGATGCGCAGCGCGAGCAGATTGATAGCCTGTGCAGCCTCCGTGATAAGGTGGCAGAGAGCTTGGATATCGAAAGCAGCTTGCTAGGCTCCCGCAGCACTCTGGAAGAAGTGGTGGCTGAAAGCGCAGGCTTGGAGGCGCTGATGGTATGGCAGCGTGAACTGCTGAAGGAACCTCTGGCGAACATCTTGCCTCAAGCAGAGGCGGCCTAG